The DNA sequence CCTCCTCCTACGACTATCTCACCGTCATAAAGAACCAATGACTGACCCGGCGCAACGCCCCAGAAGGGGGACTCAATTGCTTCCGCTACGAACTCCCCCTCATCAAGAGAAGTTAACATGACCGTTTTAGGTATAGCCTTGTACCGATGTTGTGCTGCGTATGTTGCCCCAACCATGGGTCTTTCAAGCCAATGGGGATGAATACAAATTATGGTACGCTTGTATAAATCCGCCTTTCTGCCGACAACGAGAGTATTGTCTTGGGCTCGTATTTCCAAAACGTACCACGGTCCGTTGGATAGTCCGAGGCCTTCCCTTTGCCCTACCGTATAAAATACTAATCCGTCATGATACCCCAATAAATCGCCCTTTGTGGATATTATGGGCCCCTTCGTTGCTTGTGCATTTGTCGCAATGAAGTCCTTAAATTTTTCTTTCTCCCCCAAGAAACAGAGGTCAGCGCTTTCGGGAACGTCACGAAAAACCTCTCCAAATATCTCTCGGGCTTTTGCCTTAACCTCGTCCTTTGTCCAGTCGCCAAGGGGGAAAATTATCCTATTCAACCATTCTTTTTTAAGGCGATAGAGTACATAACTTTGT is a window from the Acetomicrobium flavidum genome containing:
- the mnmA gene encoding tRNA 2-thiouridine(34) synthase MnmA — translated: MIVNLKVIVAMSGGIDSSFALWLLLKQGYDAIGCYLLMSDGHEEDMKRAQEICDRLGVSFNVVDVKDRFSNEVIKPFIRSYSKGVTPNPCIFCNPGVKFKVLFEMLEKFDADILATGHYARIVKSDLTYNIVRGKDLKKEQSYVLYRLKKEWLNRIIFPLGDWTKDEVKAKAREIFGEVFRDVPESADLCFLGEKEKFKDFIATNAQATKGPIISTKGDLLGYHDGLVFYTVGQREGLGLSNGPWYVLEIRAQDNTLVVGRKADLYKRTIICIHPHWLERPMVGATYAAQHRYKAIPKTVMLTSLDEGEFVAEAIESPFWGVAPGQSLVLYDGEIVVGGGIIASFER